In Mixta intestinalis, the following are encoded in one genomic region:
- a CDS encoding virulence factor SrfB: MLAELTDFKQQVKLIRDSGIQFLDFAFTLPERKEYGEFLRQQGEGAVLRLVYNEREDKYQIPATDNESPRNAVPDYSLATEESLRLYQGIWLPLPFFRFNPPRAFAQGPTNWSRIQFHQLPEPDEKGNTWRATLIFDTKIFPDREHTQYLAPGEDDVRSGAGFALASHPQEMESFLTLSWVDEWLRDVYTSQAREVLHQHYEDNEEKLALKEHQAHYLNLLHVLTTTIAVPEVQINDVKIRDTAIPVDLVLDIGNSRSCGILIEEHRDDNKGLSQLYQLQLRDLSQPQFVYNEPFDSRLEFAQAEFGKQDFSLKSGRNDAFTWPTIGRVGGEAFRMAAQRLGTEGSTGISSPKRYLWDNQPYSPGWRFSQAFVKSDREPLATAAPLLYMLNDQGRLLIRLQEDERMPVFSPVYSRSSLMMMMLSEVLSQALMQINSPAQRLKMNHASTPRRLRNVIMTVPPAMPKPERAIFEQCMHDAIRLVWKALGWEEIDYEGDDNDQLKHPHPGVHVKWDEATCGQLVYLYNETQTYFGGRTDEFFAATRRLDNQITAGDKRSLKIASIDIGGGTTDLVISRYTLDEGQGINVRITPKQLFREGFKVAGDDILLDVIRLYLQPAVKAAMMQVGHSDMAAEAMMSQLFGSESIEAGKQVLRQQLTLQVFAPLALAILHRYEEYRPENGREVLNFTFRELLADNTPTEKVQDYVNEVVRHGQLASEAPFSILNVPLEVDLARLHNEFIDPRNGRMNICHSLRALCEVLWHYNCDVLLLTGRPSRLPGIQALIRQLQPVPPSRVLPLHGYETGGWYPFNKKGCIDDPKSTAVVGAMLCLLAEKSRLNNFYFRAVNFNAYSTIRYLGMLDGNNVIKDSNVFYRDIDLDAPNFQLPQGQAFESRGEVRIGFRQLDNERWPASALYTLKIVNPELGSELAGDAVMRIELMAEQGRPRNGEEAVSPERFRIESLEMENARRNYGRKDVAFQLNTMVGNGMGETHYWLDSGSIKS, encoded by the coding sequence ATGCTGGCTGAACTCACTGATTTTAAACAACAGGTCAAACTTATCCGTGACAGCGGGATTCAGTTTCTTGACTTTGCCTTTACGCTGCCGGAACGCAAAGAGTATGGCGAGTTTTTGCGCCAGCAGGGAGAGGGTGCGGTACTGCGTCTGGTTTACAACGAGCGCGAAGATAAATATCAAATTCCGGCCACAGACAATGAATCCCCGCGTAACGCCGTGCCGGATTATTCGCTGGCGACAGAAGAATCCTTGCGGCTGTATCAGGGCATCTGGCTGCCGCTGCCGTTCTTTCGCTTTAATCCGCCCAGAGCGTTTGCGCAGGGGCCGACAAACTGGTCGCGCATACAGTTTCATCAGCTGCCGGAGCCGGATGAAAAAGGCAATACCTGGCGTGCAACACTGATTTTTGATACCAAAATATTCCCGGATCGCGAACATACTCAATACCTTGCCCCTGGCGAGGATGACGTTCGCTCCGGCGCAGGCTTTGCGTTGGCCAGCCATCCTCAGGAAATGGAAAGCTTTTTAACGCTTTCGTGGGTAGATGAGTGGCTGCGGGATGTCTATACCTCGCAGGCGCGCGAGGTACTGCATCAGCATTATGAAGATAATGAAGAGAAGCTGGCGCTCAAAGAACATCAGGCGCATTACCTGAATTTGCTGCACGTGCTGACGACCACGATCGCCGTGCCTGAAGTGCAAATTAACGACGTCAAAATTCGCGATACGGCGATTCCGGTTGATTTGGTACTGGATATCGGTAACTCACGCAGCTGCGGCATTCTGATTGAGGAACACCGCGATGATAACAAAGGGCTGTCGCAGCTTTATCAGCTGCAACTGCGTGATTTAAGCCAGCCACAGTTTGTCTATAACGAGCCGTTTGACAGCCGCCTTGAGTTTGCTCAGGCAGAGTTCGGCAAGCAGGATTTTTCGCTGAAAAGCGGGCGTAACGATGCCTTTACCTGGCCGACGATTGGGCGCGTTGGTGGCGAAGCGTTTCGTATGGCGGCACAACGTCTCGGTACTGAAGGGTCAACCGGTATTTCCAGCCCGAAACGTTACCTGTGGGATAACCAACCCTATTCTCCCGGCTGGCGATTCAGCCAGGCCTTTGTTAAGTCCGATCGTGAACCGCTGGCAACCGCCGCACCGCTGCTCTATATGCTCAACGATCAGGGGCGGTTGTTAATCCGTCTGCAAGAAGATGAGCGCATGCCGGTGTTCTCGCCGGTATACAGTCGCAGCTCGTTGATGATGATGATGCTGTCAGAAGTGCTGAGCCAGGCGTTGATGCAGATTAACAGCCCGGCGCAGCGCCTGAAAATGAATCATGCCAGCACGCCGCGTCGCCTGCGTAATGTGATTATGACCGTACCCCCGGCGATGCCAAAACCTGAGCGCGCCATCTTTGAACAGTGCATGCACGATGCTATTCGTCTGGTGTGGAAAGCGCTGGGCTGGGAAGAGATCGATTATGAAGGCGACGATAACGACCAGCTGAAGCATCCTCATCCCGGCGTCCATGTTAAGTGGGACGAAGCCACCTGCGGACAGCTGGTTTACCTCTACAACGAAACGCAAACCTATTTTGGTGGCCGTACCGACGAGTTTTTTGCCGCTACCCGGCGGCTGGATAATCAGATTACCGCAGGCGATAAGCGCAGCCTGAAAATCGCTTCGATTGATATCGGCGGTGGCACTACCGATCTGGTGATCTCCCGTTACACCCTTGATGAAGGGCAGGGCATTAACGTACGTATCACGCCGAAGCAGCTGTTCCGTGAGGGTTTCAAGGTAGCGGGCGATGATATTTTGCTTGATGTGATCCGGCTTTACCTACAGCCTGCGGTTAAGGCGGCAATGATGCAGGTCGGACACAGCGATATGGCTGCTGAGGCGATGATGTCGCAGCTGTTCGGCAGCGAATCCATTGAGGCGGGTAAACAGGTACTGCGTCAGCAGCTGACCCTGCAAGTTTTCGCGCCGCTGGCGCTGGCAATTCTGCATCGCTATGAAGAATACAGGCCGGAAAACGGACGCGAGGTGTTGAATTTCACGTTCCGCGAACTGCTGGCTGACAATACGCCGACGGAAAAAGTCCAGGATTACGTTAATGAGGTGGTTCGCCACGGGCAGCTAGCCAGCGAAGCGCCGTTCTCCATTCTTAATGTGCCGCTTGAGGTAGATCTGGCGCGCCTGCACAACGAATTTATCGATCCACGCAACGGACGGATGAATATCTGCCACAGCCTGCGTGCGCTTTGCGAGGTGCTCTGGCATTACAACTGCGATGTATTGCTGTTGACCGGACGTCCATCGCGTTTGCCGGGCATTCAGGCGCTGATACGTCAGCTCCAGCCGGTGCCGCCATCACGTGTATTGCCGCTGCACGGTTATGAAACCGGCGGCTGGTATCCGTTTAATAAAAAAGGCTGTATTGACGATCCGAAATCGACAGCGGTGGTGGGGGCCATGCTCTGTCTGCTGGCGGAAAAATCCAGGCTTAATAACTTCTACTTCCGTGCGGTCAATTTTAACGCCTACTCCACGATCCGCTATCTGGGCATGCTGGACGGCAATAACGTGATTAAAGACAGCAATGTCTTCTACCGCGATATCGATCTCGATGCGCCCAATTTCCAGCTACCGCAGGGCCAGGCTTTTGAGTCCCGCGGCGAAGTACGTATTGGTTTCCGCCAGCTGGATAACGAACGCTGGCCCGCCTCCGCCCTTTATACCCTGAAGATCGTTAACCCTGAGCTGGGTAGCGAGCTGGCGGGCGATGCGGTGATGCGCATTGAGCTGATGGCGGAACAGGGCCGTCCGAGAAACGGTGAAGAGGCGGTCAGCCCGGAACGATTCCGTATTGAATCGCTGGAGATGGAAAACGCCAGACGGAACTACGGACGCAAAGATGTGGCGTTTCAGTTGAACACCATGGTCGGTAACGGTATGGGTGAAACCCATTACTGGCTGGATAGCGGGAGCATTAAGAGCTAA
- a CDS encoding SrfA family protein, protein MFLCSDRLNKYQAMGENGQAVHISALQLRETLRLRKQGAVADMLGIPQINEHGDRIDWYAPFSGDVVPWSAATDSERQAALAQLEMNQTALRQLSDELRRNEQPEQRLFGQLLEKALQFPDDRHIWLVAGKPVISFWGFVNARHQMRLDPLDCLRPAPPLTSPVTASTAVPEIDSSVQKTTRHVRWWILPGWLRWLLPLLLLLLLALLLLRSCAPQPGLPDLSTERTVLPAEVVPHPDESYTATLTTPPDATLVTSTAIPALSGEQRLPEIVGEAVQDNLPPPRTDAIDPAFEPVVPAEPIAGEQIHQPVPDAASSDPVNNLPAPVDPDAVTNNSTVPAQTNAPLTLPAAALSQGNTDFLNGRWRAGAGIQDRRTGKPLRLNYQIKDGKGEVQMVRGDGVTCRAAVNAAVQSGTLAINNQEEAQCSDGSVYQMPDIRCAPGAQSVAECKGSYGANTFFPISMKQEASN, encoded by the coding sequence ATGTTTCTGTGCAGTGACAGGCTCAATAAATATCAGGCAATGGGTGAAAACGGTCAGGCCGTGCATATTTCCGCGCTACAGCTGCGGGAAACGTTGCGCCTGCGTAAACAGGGTGCGGTCGCGGATATGCTCGGCATACCGCAAATTAACGAGCATGGCGATCGTATTGACTGGTATGCTCCGTTTTCCGGTGATGTTGTTCCCTGGTCTGCCGCTACCGATAGTGAGCGCCAGGCAGCGTTAGCGCAGCTGGAAATGAATCAAACGGCCCTGCGTCAGCTCAGCGATGAATTACGGCGTAACGAACAGCCAGAACAAAGGCTGTTTGGTCAGCTGCTGGAAAAAGCGCTGCAGTTTCCTGACGATCGCCATATCTGGCTGGTAGCGGGAAAGCCGGTAATTAGCTTTTGGGGTTTCGTCAACGCGCGTCATCAGATGCGTCTCGATCCGCTGGACTGTCTGCGTCCTGCTCCGCCGTTAACGTCGCCCGTTACCGCCAGCACGGCGGTGCCCGAGATCGATTCGTCCGTTCAAAAAACAACGCGGCATGTCAGATGGTGGATATTACCCGGCTGGCTACGCTGGCTGTTGCCTTTATTGCTGCTGCTCCTGTTAGCGCTGCTGCTGTTGCGCAGCTGCGCGCCGCAGCCAGGCCTGCCTGATCTTTCTACTGAACGTACCGTGCTGCCGGCGGAGGTGGTGCCACATCCTGACGAAAGTTATACCGCAACGCTGACTACTCCCCCCGACGCTACGCTGGTGACCAGCACGGCGATTCCGGCACTGAGCGGTGAGCAACGGTTACCTGAGATCGTGGGGGAAGCGGTGCAGGATAACCTGCCGCCGCCGCGAACCGACGCTATCGATCCGGCATTCGAACCCGTTGTACCCGCTGAACCCATTGCTGGTGAACAGATTCACCAGCCCGTGCCCGACGCCGCGTCGTCTGATCCCGTGAATAACCTGCCCGCACCGGTTGATCCTGACGCGGTAACAAATAACAGCACGGTACCTGCGCAAACCAACGCACCGCTAACGCTTCCCGCCGCGGCTCTATCGCAGGGTAATACCGATTTTCTTAACGGACGCTGGCGTGCAGGTGCCGGGATTCAGGATCGGCGCACGGGCAAACCGCTGCGCCTGAATTATCAAATTAAAGATGGCAAGGGTGAAGTGCAGATGGTTCGCGGCGATGGCGTCACCTGTCGCGCTGCCGTCAACGCTGCGGTGCAGTCCGGCACTCTCGCGATTAACAATCAGGAAGAAGCACAGTGTTCGGACGGCTCGGTTTACCAGATGCCTGATATCCGCTGTGCGCCGGGTGCGCAAAGCGTTGCTGAATGTAAAGGCAGCTATGGCGCCAACACCTTTTTCCCTATCTCGATGAAGCAGGAGGCGAGTAACTAA
- a CDS encoding VWA domain-containing protein yields the protein MIRITRTVIPAAVLQNYITGYPAFIALVKKQLNPACSALFASPVVAADGAIEWYSELKGEPKPLEQLTEADKARVEVLLIQRLAVVEQLYQRLSAANEESADLLAMLALAYKRPNDAKVWVIEGQPVIVDLLNSDIIPATPVVASVKKRAWWPWLMLLVLLFALMILLLRRCQPSGEIISPDTAAVSAGPAPEAASVKMLCPERRTKEQAPEMIMVFDGSVSMALSMDVTPDELQLWMENKSSLDIEREPRRITLARRSAKQIVDALPADMNVNLIAAADCKRVTTSKTFSFQQRSELKKTIDGIEPTGKTPLAEALMKAGKLVDGVKRDAIILLITDGEETCGGDPCEVARQLKMQKPRLQVNVVDILNTGAGNCIASNTGGQVFAINSAHEFNQIMNEAVREYIPQGCE from the coding sequence ATGATTAGAATAACAAGAACCGTTATACCCGCCGCCGTTTTACAAAACTATATAACTGGCTACCCAGCTTTTATTGCACTTGTTAAAAAACAGCTTAATCCGGCCTGTAGCGCGTTATTTGCCAGCCCCGTGGTGGCGGCTGATGGTGCAATAGAATGGTACAGCGAGCTAAAGGGTGAACCGAAGCCGCTGGAACAATTAACTGAGGCCGATAAGGCCAGGGTAGAAGTGCTGCTTATACAGCGGCTGGCGGTTGTCGAACAGCTTTATCAGCGTCTTTCTGCCGCCAATGAGGAATCTGCCGATCTTTTGGCGATGCTGGCGCTGGCATATAAGCGTCCAAATGACGCAAAAGTGTGGGTGATTGAAGGGCAGCCCGTTATTGTTGATCTGCTTAACAGCGATATTATCCCGGCGACGCCAGTTGTGGCGTCGGTAAAAAAACGTGCCTGGTGGCCATGGTTAATGCTGCTGGTACTGCTGTTTGCCTTAATGATATTGCTGTTACGTCGCTGCCAGCCGTCAGGCGAGATTATCAGCCCGGATACGGCGGCAGTGAGCGCCGGGCCAGCGCCTGAAGCTGCATCGGTAAAAATGCTGTGCCCGGAGCGGCGGACAAAAGAGCAGGCACCTGAAATGATTATGGTGTTTGATGGTTCAGTCTCCATGGCTCTCAGTATGGATGTGACGCCGGATGAGCTACAGCTCTGGATGGAGAATAAATCCTCTCTTGATATAGAACGCGAGCCGCGCCGCATTACGCTGGCACGGCGCTCGGCTAAACAGATCGTTGATGCATTACCAGCAGATATGAACGTGAATCTTATCGCTGCGGCTGACTGTAAACGGGTAACTACCTCTAAGACGTTTTCCTTTCAGCAACGTTCGGAACTGAAGAAAACGATCGATGGCATTGAACCAACAGGAAAGACACCGCTGGCTGAAGCATTAATGAAAGCAGGGAAATTGGTCGATGGCGTCAAGCGCGATGCGATTATTTTGCTGATAACGGACGGCGAAGAAACCTGCGGCGGCGATCCCTGTGAAGTAGCCCGGCAGTTAAAAATGCAAAAACCCCGTTTGCAGGTTAACGTCGTTGATATTCTGAATACCGGCGCGGGAAATTGCATTGCCAGCAATACCGGCGGACAGGTTTTCGCTATCAATAGCGCACATGAATTTAATCAAATAATGAATGAAGCGGTAAGGGAATATATTCCACAAGGATGCGAATAA
- the tssJ gene encoding type VI secretion system lipoprotein TssJ encodes MLRTNLTKTAFWLLPLVAASLTGCGLTQSVTDGTKNAVTSVFYKKIKVLHLDFMARATLNTDARENNSLSEPVVIRIYQLKDRSLFDKIVYQQLLKEDEVLLSDVLLASREVVLKPGGNATLDMTMESDAKFVAVAGLFRHPDTQKNSWKQVLEREELDPDKPRVFEAGDNSLKLLPFKED; translated from the coding sequence GTGTTACGTACAAATTTGACTAAAACTGCTTTCTGGCTGCTGCCGCTGGTGGCTGCCAGCCTTACCGGGTGTGGACTGACCCAGAGCGTCACTGACGGTACCAAGAATGCAGTAACCTCTGTTTTTTATAAGAAGATAAAGGTTCTGCATCTTGATTTTATGGCGCGTGCCACACTGAATACCGACGCTCGTGAAAATAATTCGCTTTCTGAGCCAGTAGTCATCCGCATCTATCAGCTAAAAGATCGTTCGCTGTTCGATAAGATAGTTTACCAGCAGCTGCTGAAAGAAGATGAAGTGTTATTAAGCGACGTTCTGCTTGCCAGTCGTGAGGTAGTATTAAAGCCGGGCGGCAATGCCACACTGGATATGACGATGGAATCCGACGCTAAATTTGTGGCGGTAGCAGGGTTGTTTCGCCATCCTGACACGCAGAAGAACAGCTGGAAGCAGGTGCTGGAGCGCGAAGAGCTGGATCCAGATAAGCCGCGTGTGTTTGAGGCTGGCGATAACAGTCTCAAATTGCTGCCGTTTAAGGAGGATTAA
- a CDS encoding DUF6708 domain-containing protein, giving the protein MSVYGLYQPYKVNRPLTRSERNHRLQQGTPIKVKSFNCGESVIRMNSTYLETVDKFYKDGGTNTQFFALMFFMLASIYLYAVFHSFFLSGKEIIDIFIDVAVISVPMFGFLFWFGHLLLKEWFKWTHYPIRFNRKNKMVYVFRTNGTVLTAPWKDIWFTQDKEPGPLREWTIRGHILDKDGETVLETFSLGICENKESLPGYWEFIRCYMEEDVVQELADLVVLCPPIEDRKEGYIFGLQNLLYMESRLEWIYFPFMLPLNVEASVCRYITSQTGKIPRWPQEVLAACEPAADDPVNVSAADNPKNMWRLVFASEPIRVWRKRYKRMEDATNRIHDALKKRYG; this is encoded by the coding sequence ATGTCAGTGTATGGACTTTATCAGCCTTATAAAGTGAACCGCCCGTTAACCCGCTCGGAAAGAAATCATCGGCTACAACAGGGGACCCCCATAAAGGTCAAGTCCTTTAATTGTGGCGAATCAGTTATCAGAATGAATTCTACTTATCTGGAGACAGTAGATAAGTTTTATAAGGACGGGGGGACAAATACGCAGTTTTTTGCTTTGATGTTTTTTATGCTTGCTTCTATTTACTTGTACGCGGTTTTTCATTCGTTTTTTTTATCAGGGAAAGAAATTATCGATATTTTTATCGATGTGGCAGTAATCTCTGTGCCTATGTTTGGATTTTTATTCTGGTTTGGTCATCTTCTTTTAAAAGAATGGTTTAAATGGACGCATTATCCGATTCGTTTTAACCGGAAAAATAAAATGGTTTACGTTTTTCGAACCAATGGCACCGTATTAACTGCTCCCTGGAAAGATATCTGGTTTACTCAGGATAAAGAGCCAGGACCCTTACGTGAGTGGACGATCCGTGGACATATTCTTGATAAGGATGGTGAAACGGTACTGGAAACATTTAGCCTGGGGATTTGTGAAAATAAAGAATCTCTGCCTGGATACTGGGAATTTATCCGCTGCTATATGGAAGAAGACGTAGTGCAGGAACTGGCTGATTTAGTGGTGCTTTGCCCGCCGATAGAAGACCGTAAGGAAGGGTATATTTTCGGCCTGCAAAATCTGCTCTATATGGAATCCCGTCTGGAGTGGATTTATTTTCCTTTTATGCTGCCATTGAATGTGGAAGCGTCAGTCTGTCGTTATATTACCAGCCAGACAGGAAAGATTCCCCGCTGGCCGCAGGAGGTTCTGGCTGCCTGTGAGCCTGCAGCCGACGATCCGGTAAACGTCAGTGCTGCCGATAATCCGAAAAATATGTGGCGACTGGTGTTTGCCAGTGAGCCAATCAGAGTCTGGAGAAAAAGGTATAAGCGCATGGAAGATGCCACCAACAGAATTCACGATGCCCTGAAAAAACGATATGGGTAA
- a CDS encoding T6SS effector BTH_I2691 family protein produces MSTQHGCKFCIRYGLPILPIRPAVIAQDDFLPALPSEIVMPVSVQGETRYTARLLREGFLNIWAESDASWINYYVTGDGYFYPLSERGEVPPDIVAGTRKPCITNPDELAMASLITLPVKPMGMKNGIFWFSWSEFQWTDATRKRHEDAAYRSQYMQSFDMDAWLNNGREEQALPLASLCTTVAEYSSKAGSCDHKTWSPVPFKAMRTLEGLHIIQAADALYAGKGAIVALVDPVAITQELSYLFTRRLTTRFADDPKYSRGITLTSALSGLKQVMTAQFRRDLLSDDEFSVHISQAIGSRIIAGVPMPPDNPEHAAKEAERNRRETFDERFELRVKQRWAEYENYIDRNKEQEFLKELSLAVKKYNNSVITPMTKMYLSWLQSTSLTDYFLHNFDTNNVHSGICYLQSVTDCLEGMQDQAPISRWLHSQMSAEAFSGENYILQAFVFNNEKISNLIQEAVKKSSDINNVPWENLMDAIKDATEDYSKVFSLKMEHYINTISSGFIRLIQRMAWSKPALALVAMVTSSGYGLKTMALTAKRKHFLEAALEQIARMIDFDGSVSQDKLRPHLDKALRKMELDGIPLEETQKRHFMVLVDIKESRRLAALPQKDNLKQIGSILHSAEDITNSIFLRLYHRNMAVLKGISAKYIAGMTAGAVPFWGCMASVIFQGIALKSAAGDKDLLSWEKGTRLGANVIGAFGSSLELAERTLNDLKVLRLKNIVRSSMGADFLKKTMVVLKTGIKYCSWAAVVAIGWDIFNGIDYALQREWGLMTASFISGIGGIMLSGALLGFVLGPLGLAWAVVFIFGSAIYMAFKEGDDIQKWLKSCLWRKAKEGLYTLPEIYPTQAMEIAAFNEAITSKED; encoded by the coding sequence ATGAGTACACAACATGGCTGTAAATTCTGTATTCGCTATGGCTTGCCGATTTTACCTATACGTCCGGCGGTAATAGCTCAGGATGATTTCCTGCCAGCGTTACCTTCGGAAATTGTTATGCCTGTTTCTGTTCAGGGGGAAACGCGCTATACAGCACGATTATTACGGGAGGGCTTTCTGAACATTTGGGCGGAATCTGATGCCAGTTGGATCAACTATTATGTTACTGGCGATGGTTATTTCTACCCATTATCAGAAAGAGGAGAGGTTCCTCCTGATATTGTCGCAGGCACGAGAAAACCATGCATTACGAATCCTGATGAATTGGCAATGGCATCTTTAATTACGTTGCCGGTAAAACCGATGGGAATGAAAAATGGCATATTTTGGTTCAGCTGGTCTGAATTTCAATGGACTGATGCCACTCGTAAAAGACATGAAGATGCCGCATATCGTAGTCAATACATGCAGAGTTTCGATATGGATGCGTGGCTTAACAACGGACGGGAAGAACAAGCATTGCCGCTAGCCTCTCTGTGTACCACGGTAGCGGAATATAGCAGTAAAGCTGGATCATGTGACCATAAAACCTGGTCTCCTGTACCTTTCAAAGCTATGAGAACGCTGGAAGGACTGCATATAATACAGGCAGCTGACGCGTTATATGCGGGAAAGGGGGCCATCGTAGCTCTTGTGGATCCTGTTGCCATTACTCAAGAACTGAGCTATTTATTCACCAGGCGTCTTACAACCCGTTTTGCTGATGATCCTAAATATTCTCGTGGAATCACTCTAACATCGGCATTATCGGGCCTAAAGCAGGTTATGACTGCACAGTTTCGGCGCGATTTGTTGAGTGACGATGAATTCAGCGTGCATATTTCACAAGCGATTGGATCCCGAATAATCGCTGGTGTACCAATGCCACCCGATAATCCTGAACATGCAGCAAAGGAAGCTGAACGAAACAGAAGAGAAACTTTTGATGAGCGGTTTGAACTACGAGTTAAGCAACGTTGGGCTGAATACGAAAACTATATTGACAGAAATAAAGAACAGGAATTTCTGAAAGAACTTAGTCTGGCAGTAAAAAAATATAATAATAGCGTTATTACGCCAATGACAAAAATGTATCTCTCATGGCTGCAAAGTACATCACTTACTGATTATTTTCTACATAACTTTGATACGAATAATGTTCATAGTGGGATCTGCTATTTACAAAGTGTGACTGACTGTTTGGAAGGGATGCAAGATCAAGCTCCGATATCCCGATGGCTACACAGCCAGATGTCGGCAGAAGCGTTTAGTGGTGAGAATTATATTTTACAGGCATTTGTTTTTAATAATGAAAAAATTTCCAATCTTATACAGGAAGCAGTAAAAAAATCTTCTGACATAAATAACGTCCCCTGGGAAAATCTTATGGATGCGATTAAAGATGCTACGGAAGATTATAGTAAAGTATTTTCTCTTAAAATGGAGCATTACATCAATACTATCAGTAGTGGATTTATCCGCTTGATTCAAAGAATGGCATGGAGCAAGCCCGCATTAGCGTTAGTCGCAATGGTCACAAGTAGTGGCTATGGATTGAAAACCATGGCGTTAACGGCTAAACGCAAGCACTTTCTTGAAGCTGCGCTGGAGCAAATTGCCAGAATGATAGATTTTGATGGTAGCGTGTCGCAGGATAAACTACGCCCTCACCTTGATAAAGCTCTACGCAAAATGGAACTGGACGGTATTCCTCTGGAAGAAACGCAGAAGCGGCATTTTATGGTACTTGTTGATATCAAGGAATCCAGGCGACTGGCTGCATTACCGCAGAAAGATAATTTAAAACAGATTGGAAGTATTCTCCATTCTGCAGAAGATATAACAAACTCTATTTTTCTGCGTTTATATCATCGTAATATGGCGGTGCTAAAGGGGATTAGTGCTAAATATATCGCCGGAATGACAGCTGGAGCCGTGCCCTTCTGGGGATGTATGGCTTCGGTGATTTTTCAGGGTATTGCTCTAAAAAGTGCGGCAGGAGATAAGGATTTACTAAGCTGGGAAAAGGGAACCCGGTTAGGTGCTAACGTAATTGGAGCCTTTGGTTCATCGCTGGAACTTGCGGAGCGAACGCTAAATGATTTGAAAGTACTCCGGCTTAAAAACATTGTACGTTCCAGTATGGGGGCTGATTTCTTGAAAAAGACTATGGTTGTTTTGAAAACTGGGATTAAATATTGCTCCTGGGCTGCTGTAGTAGCGATTGGATGGGATATTTTTAATGGTATAGATTATGCTCTTCAAAGAGAATGGGGACTTATGACCGCCAGCTTTATTTCAGGAATTGGTGGGATTATGTTGTCTGGTGCTCTTTTAGGTTTTGTTTTGGGGCCCCTCGGATTAGCCTGGGCAGTAGTTTTTATTTTTGGATCAGCCATCTATATGGCTTTCAAAGAAGGCGATGATATCCAGAAGTGGTTAAAGTCCTGTCTTTGGCGTAAGGCTAAAGAGGGGCTATATACACTACCGGAAATTTATCCCACGCAGGCAATGGAAATAGCTGCTTTTAACGAAGCAATAACATCAAAGGAAGACTGA